From the genome of Gopherus evgoodei ecotype Sinaloan lineage chromosome 5, rGopEvg1_v1.p, whole genome shotgun sequence, one region includes:
- the LAP3 gene encoding cytosol aminopeptidase, giving the protein MRRGQRGGTRSLLRLSLPRPGTRAATGLVMLPLGRLVRRGLGGAPPFSGCWPRRGPSLAPRGYSSGAGRKGLVLGVYAKEKEEAVPQFTNAGETFDRLVSGKLTELLCISGPPLKKGKIRLFHGLHQDFPSVVVVGLGKKAAGVNDQENWNEDKENIRTAVAVGCRQVQDLEVPCVEVDPCGDAQSAAEGAVLGLYEYNEFKQKKKPVVTAQLHGSDGKEAWQKGVMFAEGQNLARYLMEAPANYITPMKFAEVIEQKLRSVNSNVKVHIRSKAWIEEQQMGAFLSVAKGSDEPPVFLEIHYSGSANANDSPLVFVGKGVTFDSGGISLKPSSGMDAMRADMGGAATVCSAIMTAAALNLPLNIIGLTPLCENMPSSRANKPGDVVRAKNGKTIQVDNTDAEGRLLLADALCYAHNFNARAIVNAATLTGAMDVALGSAATGVFTSSSWLWSHLYEASILTGDRVWRMPLFEHYTKQVTDCPLADVSNVGKYSRAGGACTAAAFLKEFVTVANWAHLDIAGVMSNKDEVPYLGKGMAGRPTRTLVEFATRLSKDKQSV; this is encoded by the exons ATGCGCCGAGGTCAGAGGGGCGGGACACGCTCGCTCCTCCGTCTCTCCCTGCCGCGGCCGGGGACGCGCGCTGCCACTGGGCTGGTCATGCTGCCGCTGGGGAGGCTCGTTCGCCGCGGCCTCGGCGGGGCTCcccctttctctggctgctggccccgccgGGGGCCTTCCCTCGCCCCGCGAGGCTACAGCAGCGGCGCGGGGCGCAAG ggccTCGTCTTAGGAgtctatgcaaaagaaaaagaagaggcgGTTCCTCAGTTTACTAATGCTGGAGAGACTTTTGATAGACTTGTATCTGGAAAGCTGACAGAGTTATTGTGTAT ATCTGGGCCTCCTTTGAAGAAAGGCAAAATACGCCTATTTCATGGCTTGCATCAG GATTTTCCAAGTGTTGTAGTTGTCGGCTTGGGTAAGAAGGCTGCTGGAGTGAATGATCAAGAAAACTGGAATGAGGACAAAGAAAATATTCGGACAGCTGTAGCAG TTGGATGCAGACAAGTTCAGGACCTGGAGGTCCCTTGTGTTGAAGTAGACCCCTGTGGAGATGCTCAGTCTGCTGCAGAAGGAGCTGTTCTTGGGCTATATGAATACAATGAATTTAAGCAAAAAAAGAAACCCGTAGTTACTGCTCAGCTACATGGAAG TGATGGCAAGGAGGCCTGGCAGAAAGGTGTCATGTTTGCTGAGGGTCAAAATCTGGCTCGCTATTTGATGGAGGCCCCAGCTAATTATATAACACCAATGAAATTTGCTGAAGTTATTGAACAGAAACTCAGAAGTGTTAATAGCAACGTGAAGGTCCATATAAG gtCAAAAGCATGGATAGAAGAACAACAGATGGGAGCATTCTTGAGTGTAGCTAAGGGCTCAGATGAGCCTCCAGTCTTCTTGGAGATTCACTATTCAGGCAGTGCTAATGCAAATGACTCTCCATTAGTGTTTGTTGGAAAAGGCGTTACCTTTGATAG TGGTGGCATTTCACTTAAGCCTTCTTCAGGTATGGATGCAATGAGAGCAGATATGGGAGGAGCAGCAACTGTGTGTTCAGCCATTATGACAGCAGCAGCACTAAATCTACCTCTTAATATAATTG GTTTGACACCTCTCTGTGAAAATATGCCCAGCAGTAGGGCAAACAAGCCTGGAGATGTTGTTAGGGCAAAGAATGGGAAAACAATCCAG GTTGATAACACAGATGCAGAGGGAAGGTTGCTATTAGCTGATGCTCTCTGTTATGCCCACAATTTTAATGCAAGGGCCATTGTGAATGCTGCGACGTTAACAG GTGCCATGGATGTAGCATTAGGATCTGCTGCGACTGGAGTTTTTACCAGTTCATCTTGGCTTTGGAGTCACCTTTATGAG GCCAGTATTTTGACAGGAGACCGTGTTTGGAGAATGCCTCTCTTTGAACATTACACAAAACAAGTTACTGATTGTCCACTTGCAGACGTCAGTAATGTTGGAAAATATAGCAG agCTGGAGGTGCATGCACAGCTGCTGCCTTCCTGAAAGAATTTGTGACTGTGGCTAACTGGGCTCATTTAGATATTGCTGGTGTGATGTCAAATAAAGATGAGGTTCCTTATCTTGGAAAAGGCATGGCAGGACGACCTACACGAACATTAGTAGAGTTTGCTACACGCTTGAGCAAAGACAAGCAAAGTGTCTAG